One genomic segment of Petrotoga sp. 9PWA.NaAc.5.4 includes these proteins:
- a CDS encoding TIM-barrel domain-containing protein: MFKKMQISNMTTLYKSGTPFNTGAVIVDMDNNNFEQVSNVTFFTIEEGSNEISFIYEMAKDDVVYGLGETLGALNKRGKRYRFYATDDPEHTPEKESLYGSHPFMILDGEKTFGIFIDYPSEIIFDIGFTHKDILKITIFSKDFDLYIFDCDEKLTIIKEYFNLTGKPYIPPKWAFGYQQSRWSYFSEKEVREVANKYRELGIPLDVIYTDIDYMDSYKVFTINKETFPNYEGMVKDLKEKGIKVIPILDPGVKIEEGYEVYEEGKKNGYFCVDKDGKPFVTAVWPGLTHFPDFLNSKVRKWWGQKYKVFTDMGIKGFWNDMNEPSIFYTPKSLDKLFDLLKDLEKNKEELGIEVFLAKESFAKISNNREDYRSFYHKLDDGTLINHDLVHNLYGFKNTQATADEMKELLPNQRTLLLSRSSYPGLHRIASIWMGDNKSWWEHILVNIRMLQSLNMMGFFYTGADIGGFGADASAELVVRWMELGAFTPFFRNHTALNTRPQEPWQFDEESLNIMRDIVRLRYAFLPYTYSEYMNSVKDSNPFVKPISFVFENPRSKDIEDQYMYGESLMVAPVYEQNKKGRYVHLPQVKWLNWTASKYEERKMKVYEPGDYYIKADLSEIPLFIKENSLIVLSEPMNFVGEKDITELTVAGLVTDHALYNYYDDDGTTYNFVKGDFGTIKIDVTKERNDFKIAIKKDDKNNMLKIKTIHFEIYDSDGSVVKKDMLI; the protein is encoded by the coding sequence GTGTTTAAAAAGATGCAAATCTCTAATATGACTACATTATACAAAAGTGGAACTCCTTTTAATACAGGTGCCGTTATTGTAGATATGGATAACAATAATTTTGAGCAGGTTTCAAATGTTACTTTTTTTACAATAGAAGAAGGAAGTAACGAAATAAGTTTTATTTATGAAATGGCAAAAGATGATGTTGTATATGGACTTGGTGAAACCTTAGGGGCTTTGAATAAAAGAGGTAAGCGTTACAGATTTTACGCTACAGATGACCCTGAACATACGCCTGAAAAGGAATCTTTGTACGGATCTCATCCTTTTATGATATTAGATGGAGAAAAGACTTTTGGAATATTTATCGATTACCCTTCAGAAATAATCTTTGATATTGGTTTTACTCACAAAGATATTTTGAAAATAACTATTTTTTCTAAAGATTTTGATTTATATATTTTTGACTGTGATGAAAAATTAACTATAATAAAAGAGTATTTCAATTTGACGGGTAAGCCATATATACCTCCAAAATGGGCTTTTGGGTATCAACAATCGAGATGGAGTTATTTTAGTGAGAAAGAAGTTAGAGAAGTTGCAAATAAATATAGAGAATTAGGAATCCCTTTGGATGTAATATATACAGATATAGATTATATGGATAGTTATAAAGTATTTACGATCAATAAAGAAACGTTTCCTAACTACGAAGGTATGGTAAAAGATTTAAAAGAAAAAGGAATAAAAGTCATTCCTATATTGGATCCTGGAGTGAAAATTGAAGAAGGTTACGAAGTATACGAAGAAGGAAAGAAAAACGGATACTTTTGTGTTGATAAAGATGGAAAGCCTTTTGTAACTGCTGTTTGGCCGGGATTAACACACTTCCCTGATTTTTTAAATTCGAAAGTTAGAAAGTGGTGGGGGCAAAAATATAAAGTATTTACAGATATGGGAATAAAAGGATTCTGGAACGATATGAACGAACCGTCTATATTTTATACCCCAAAAAGTTTAGATAAACTTTTTGACTTACTCAAAGATTTAGAAAAAAATAAAGAAGAGTTAGGAATTGAAGTATTCTTAGCAAAAGAGAGTTTCGCTAAAATTTCTAACAACAGAGAAGATTATAGAAGCTTTTATCATAAATTAGACGATGGAACCTTGATTAACCATGATTTAGTACATAATTTATATGGATTTAAAAATACTCAAGCAACTGCTGATGAAATGAAAGAATTATTACCCAATCAAAGAACATTATTACTATCAAGAAGTAGCTACCCAGGACTTCACAGAATAGCGTCAATTTGGATGGGAGATAATAAGTCTTGGTGGGAACATATTTTAGTCAATATAAGAATGCTACAATCATTAAACATGATGGGATTTTTTTATACAGGAGCTGATATAGGGGGATTTGGTGCAGATGCTTCTGCTGAATTAGTTGTAAGATGGATGGAACTCGGCGCATTCACACCATTTTTTAGAAATCACACAGCTCTTAATACAAGGCCACAAGAACCTTGGCAATTCGACGAAGAATCTCTGAATATTATGAGAGATATAGTAAGATTAAGGTATGCATTTTTACCTTACACTTATTCTGAATATATGAACTCGGTTAAAGATTCTAATCCATTTGTAAAACCGATATCATTTGTTTTCGAAAACCCAAGGTCAAAAGATATTGAAGATCAATATATGTATGGAGAATCCTTAATGGTAGCACCTGTTTATGAGCAAAACAAAAAAGGTAGATATGTACATTTACCCCAAGTAAAATGGTTAAATTGGACTGCTTCAAAGTATGAGGAAAGAAAGATGAAAGTATATGAACCTGGAGATTACTATATAAAAGCTGATTTATCGGAAATTCCACTCTTCATAAAAGAAAATAGTTTGATTGTTCTTTCTGAACCGATGAATTTTGTTGGAGAAAAAGATATAACTGAATTAACTGTTGCAGGTTTGGTTACAGATCACGCACTTTACAATTATTATGACGATGATGGGACAACCTACAATTTTGTTAAAGGTGACTTTGGAACTATAAAAATAGATGTCACAAAAGAAAGAAATGATTTCAAAATAGCTATAAAAAAGGACGACAAAAACAATATGTTAAAAATTAAAACTATTCATTTTGAAATATATGACAGTGACGGAAGTGTGGTCAAAAAAGATATGTTAATTTAA
- a CDS encoding TIM-barrel domain-containing protein, with protein sequence MLYSFFNIFGILLLRQHIKKIPDDSYEALKACIIAGLNVSLSGNPFWGWDIAGFSGDLPEIDLYKRSCELAIFTPIFQFHSEHSGDPVPSAERSPWNIAKYYNDIIKYSIFIDFVLL encoded by the coding sequence GTGTTATATTCATTTTTTAATATCTTTGGTATTCTTTTATTGCGTCAGCATATTAAGAAAATACCTGACGATTCTTACGAAGCCTTAAAGGCCTGTATTATAGCTGGTCTCAATGTTTCTCTTTCAGGAAATCCTTTTTGGGGTTGGGATATTGCAGGTTTTAGTGGAGATCTTCCAGAAATTGATCTCTACAAGAGATCTTGTGAATTGGCAATTTTTACCCCTATATTTCAATTTCATTCTGAACATTCTGGAGATCCTGTTCCAAGTGCGGAAAGGTCACCTTGGAATATAGCGAAATATTATAATGATATAATCAAATACTCGATTTTTATAGATTTTGTGCTTCTTTAA
- a CDS encoding winged helix-turn-helix domain-containing protein, whose translation MRNINEKTILKEIFLEQKIDRASLSRKTGLSGGTVTKIVSELIQKGLINVFAPQDILIGGEAIEFSDYFLEKAVNFAKENAFGNLGERVIFDVDAFVPEAWTLEGVYQVIQEELFDIKV comes from the coding sequence ATGAGAAATATAAATGAAAAAACAATATTGAAAGAAATATTCTTAGAACAAAAGATTGATAGGGCTTCACTATCTAGGAAAACAGGATTAAGCGGTGGAACAGTGACTAAGATAGTCTCCGAACTTATACAAAAAGGTTTGATCAATGTGTTTGCGCCCCAGGATATATTAATAGGAGGAGAAGCAATAGAATTCTCTGACTACTTTTTAGAAAAAGCTGTAAACTTTGCAAAGGAAAATGCTTTTGGAAATTTAGGAGAACGTGTAATCTTTGATGTCGATGCTTTTGTACCAGAAGCTTGGACATTAGAAGGTGTATATCAAGTAATTCAAGAGGAGTTGTTCGATATTAAGGTTTAA
- a CDS encoding DUF4910 domain-containing protein, with translation MFNLEEIFYEFSEKNVIELIGKISSFHRAKGSLEYSQTVKTIRNFVGSSNLFLFPIDKTYNSWKSPFSWNLKGGFLKYYNGKYIVSNLYLTPISAIFLSDKTNGVEKLKVFDVGSGENEEDYKDFEEGNAVLAEGNPRIVYHYAVEKFGAKCILNHYMRSQEKSIDRTPELLPDTVNYTSFPDFKKKYAYGYALPYNEFLELKESISKKETYIEAFLDSDEGTNNIEVIEKTLGKHTDKQSILLTAHLCHPKPGANDNASGSALLAEIMRVLEKFEDTLDRQIIGLWVPEMFGTAAYLTKKVPKNAYVINLDMVGEDQFKTGSTLNLTPSPWSIPSFLAELLFINLENHFFRLSLEKYSGGSDHYIFSDPNMNIPAVSLTNWPDRYYHSSEDTVDKCSKETIEWIGKAVLKTIYDLSNMTKEVSAQVEGKIINNHFKFIAEKNSIVANYINYITYTKLNQLSKYAEVEKELLDFFKEKVDFVLIPTEKRKIRKNKGSISNSWQTIEDILWFKSSKNKVPNLDDFFDEFLNLFELGFAKEDAINIAKSELNIKEDVQYELEYYLKRLKEENLIENSYF, from the coding sequence ATGTTTAATTTAGAAGAAATATTTTATGAGTTTTCAGAAAAAAACGTTATTGAATTAATAGGAAAGATATCTTCTTTTCACAGAGCTAAAGGAAGTTTAGAATATTCACAAACTGTAAAAACAATAAGAAATTTTGTAGGATCATCTAATCTTTTTCTTTTTCCAATAGATAAAACATATAATAGCTGGAAGAGTCCTTTCAGTTGGAATTTAAAAGGAGGCTTCTTGAAATATTATAATGGTAAATATATAGTCTCTAATCTTTATTTAACCCCCATTTCTGCTATATTTTTATCAGATAAAACCAATGGAGTTGAAAAATTAAAAGTTTTTGATGTAGGAAGCGGGGAAAATGAAGAAGATTATAAGGACTTTGAAGAGGGTAACGCTGTTTTAGCTGAAGGGAATCCTCGAATAGTATATCATTACGCTGTAGAAAAGTTTGGAGCTAAATGTATATTAAATCATTACATGAGAAGTCAAGAAAAATCTATAGATCGAACTCCAGAATTATTGCCAGATACTGTTAATTACACTTCTTTTCCAGATTTCAAGAAAAAATATGCGTATGGTTATGCTCTCCCATACAATGAATTTCTAGAATTAAAAGAATCTATATCTAAAAAAGAAACGTATATAGAAGCATTCTTAGATTCCGACGAAGGCACAAATAATATAGAGGTTATCGAAAAAACATTGGGTAAACATACTGATAAACAGTCAATATTGCTAACTGCTCACTTGTGCCATCCAAAACCCGGTGCAAACGATAATGCAAGTGGTTCCGCTCTTTTAGCAGAAATAATGAGAGTATTAGAAAAATTTGAAGATACTTTGGATAGGCAAATAATTGGATTATGGGTACCCGAAATGTTTGGTACAGCAGCATACCTAACTAAAAAAGTCCCCAAAAATGCTTACGTTATAAACTTAGATATGGTAGGAGAGGATCAATTTAAGACAGGATCAACCTTGAATTTAACTCCATCACCTTGGTCGATACCTTCATTTTTAGCAGAATTACTTTTTATAAATTTAGAAAATCATTTTTTCAGATTATCCTTAGAAAAATACTCAGGAGGTTCTGATCACTATATCTTTTCTGATCCTAACATGAACATTCCAGCAGTGTCTTTGACAAATTGGCCTGATAGATACTATCATTCAAGTGAAGACACGGTAGACAAATGTTCAAAAGAAACAATAGAATGGATAGGAAAAGCCGTTCTGAAAACAATATACGATCTTTCCAACATGACAAAGGAAGTTTCAGCGCAAGTAGAAGGTAAGATAATTAACAATCATTTTAAATTTATTGCAGAAAAAAATAGCATAGTTGCAAATTATATAAATTATATAACCTATACAAAACTAAATCAACTATCAAAATATGCTGAAGTAGAAAAAGAATTACTTGACTTTTTTAAAGAAAAAGTTGATTTTGTTTTGATTCCTACTGAAAAAAGAAAAATAAGAAAAAACAAAGGTTCTATTTCAAACTCATGGCAAACAATCGAGGATATATTGTGGTTTAAATCGTCTAAAAACAAGGTCCCCAATTTAGATGACTTTTTTGATGAATTTTTAAACCTTTTTGAGCTTGGTTTTGCAAAAGAAGATGCTATCAATATTGCCAAATCTGAATTAAATATCAAAGAAGATGTACAATATGAATTAGAATATTATCTAAAGAGATTAAAAGAAGAAAATTTGATAGAAAATTCATATTTCTAA
- the galT gene encoding galactose-1-phosphate uridylyltransferase has product MIELRKDPITKRWVIVSSERSKRPMDFKKSREVPDNNFCPFDYGNEFSTPPEVLAFREPSSPPNSPGWWLRVVPNKFPALSPDNSLKKQGLGIYDQISGYGYHEVIIETPEHNASWAKISENQIREIIWAYIKRFQDIRKDNNIKYIQIFKNKGKEAGASLSHPHSQLIATPIVPITIRSEIEGSKAYYDFRERCVYCDIINQELKDKTRIVLKTDDFIVMEPYASRFPYETWILPTKHSHDFGSLETKPILVEELSKTLSCIAEKFERRIGDPPFNLFIHTSPFIEGLDAYYHWHIEIIPRLTNIAGFEWGTGFYINHISPEQACIDLTEEKDKLYANFKNEGWK; this is encoded by the coding sequence ATGATTGAATTAAGAAAAGATCCCATCACAAAAAGATGGGTTATAGTTTCCTCAGAACGATCAAAAAGACCCATGGACTTTAAAAAATCCCGAGAAGTACCTGACAACAATTTTTGTCCTTTTGATTATGGAAATGAATTTAGTACCCCACCGGAAGTTTTGGCTTTTAGAGAACCTTCTTCTCCTCCTAATTCTCCTGGTTGGTGGCTGAGAGTGGTTCCTAATAAATTCCCCGCATTAAGCCCTGATAATAGTTTAAAAAAACAAGGATTAGGCATATACGACCAGATATCTGGATATGGATATCATGAAGTAATCATAGAAACCCCGGAGCACAACGCATCTTGGGCTAAAATTTCTGAAAATCAAATTAGAGAAATAATTTGGGCTTACATTAAAAGATTCCAAGATATAAGAAAAGATAATAATATTAAGTACATTCAAATATTTAAAAACAAAGGAAAAGAAGCTGGAGCTTCGTTATCTCACCCACATTCTCAATTGATAGCTACACCTATAGTTCCTATAACTATAAGATCAGAAATAGAAGGTTCAAAGGCTTATTACGATTTTAGAGAAAGATGTGTATATTGTGATATTATAAATCAAGAATTAAAAGATAAAACAAGAATAGTTCTAAAAACAGATGACTTTATCGTAATGGAACCTTATGCTTCCCGATTCCCATATGAAACTTGGATTTTACCTACAAAACATTCTCATGATTTTGGTTCTTTAGAAACAAAACCTATATTAGTTGAAGAATTATCTAAAACCCTTTCCTGTATAGCAGAAAAATTTGAAAGAAGAATAGGGGATCCTCCATTTAATTTGTTTATACATACTTCCCCCTTCATTGAGGGTTTAGATGCTTATTATCATTGGCATATAGAAATAATTCCAAGGTTAACCAATATTGCAGGATTTGAATGGGGAACGGGATTTTATATCAATCATATATCCCCTGAACAGGCTTGCATCGACTTAACCGAAGAAAAAGATAAGCTTTATGCCAACTTTAAAAACGAAGGGTGGAAATAA
- a CDS encoding glycogen synthase, producing the protein MKISFVSFEVSPFVKVGGLADVAGALPKYLKKLGEECYVIMPFHKNIEDNFDTSKFEIVKKDLVPDSHKYKAPFSIYKSFLPDSDVKIYFLKTEGLFDSENVYEEENIFLKTSYFSDIALKTIKEIEPDTNIVHINDWHTSLIPVYLKTNYFEDKALGKLSTLLTIHNIGYQGVFAPEFIFQAGLPGYLFNIDALEFYGKINVLKGGLMFSDIINTVSPTYAKEIQTSEYGYGLEGILKIRSEDLYGVINGIDYNIYNPETDPHIFYPIRTYEDKLNNKIKLQEYLELPIKKYSTLISFIGRLFDQKGLDLISNVINYFLLADVQFVMLGTGDKKYERFLISLEDSFPEKVSINIKFDADLAQKIYAGSDIFLMPSRYEPCGLGQMYAMRYGTIPVVRYTGGLVDTVQEYDSETKKGTGFGFYDYSETDLLYTILKATYYNQKKEEEWKIIFKNCMQADFSYEKTAKSYVELYKKAIAKKFN; encoded by the coding sequence TTGAAAATTTCATTTGTATCTTTTGAAGTTTCTCCCTTCGTAAAGGTTGGAGGCTTAGCAGACGTTGCTGGAGCTCTACCAAAATATTTAAAAAAATTGGGTGAAGAATGCTATGTAATAATGCCTTTTCACAAAAATATAGAGGACAATTTCGATACTTCAAAATTCGAAATTGTAAAAAAAGATTTAGTTCCTGATTCACATAAATATAAAGCTCCTTTTTCTATATATAAGAGTTTTTTACCTGATTCCGACGTTAAAATCTATTTTCTAAAGACAGAAGGTTTATTTGATTCAGAAAATGTATACGAAGAAGAAAATATTTTTTTAAAAACCTCTTATTTTAGCGACATTGCTTTGAAAACCATAAAAGAAATTGAACCTGATACAAATATCGTTCATATTAATGATTGGCATACTTCACTTATTCCCGTTTACTTGAAAACAAATTATTTTGAAGATAAAGCACTTGGTAAGCTATCAACTCTTTTGACCATACACAATATTGGATATCAAGGAGTATTTGCACCAGAATTTATATTTCAGGCAGGTTTACCTGGCTATCTTTTTAATATCGATGCTTTGGAGTTCTATGGAAAAATCAATGTATTAAAAGGTGGCTTAATGTTTAGTGACATAATAAATACAGTTAGTCCCACATATGCAAAAGAAATACAAACAAGTGAATATGGCTATGGATTAGAAGGTATTTTAAAAATACGATCTGAAGATTTATACGGTGTAATTAATGGGATAGATTATAACATTTACAATCCCGAAACAGATCCCCATATATTTTATCCAATACGTACATATGAAGATAAACTTAATAATAAAATAAAATTGCAAGAATATTTGGAGCTTCCAATTAAAAAATATTCTACCCTAATTTCTTTTATTGGAAGATTGTTCGACCAAAAAGGATTAGACTTGATTTCAAATGTAATTAACTATTTTCTTCTTGCAGATGTTCAATTCGTGATGCTTGGAACAGGAGACAAAAAATACGAACGATTTTTAATTTCTTTAGAGGATTCTTTTCCAGAAAAAGTTTCTATTAACATTAAGTTCGATGCTGACCTTGCACAAAAAATTTATGCGGGTTCAGATATTTTTTTGATGCCCTCCCGGTATGAACCATGTGGACTTGGCCAGATGTATGCAATGAGATACGGCACTATTCCTGTGGTAAGATATACTGGAGGATTAGTAGATACAGTGCAAGAATATGACTCTGAAACAAAAAAAGGTACAGGCTTTGGATTTTATGATTATAGTGAAACAGATTTATTGTACACAATTTTAAAAGCTACCTACTACAATCAAAAGAAAGAAGAAGAATGGAAGATAATTTTTAAAAATTGCATGCAAGCTGATTTCTCTTATGAAAAAACTGCTAAAAGTTATGTAGAATTATATAAAAAAGCTATAGCAAAAAAATTTAATTGA
- a CDS encoding CBS domain-containing protein, with protein MYVKIWQDTHFDTIDYNEKVEKAIAKLKQGSENLIIIRRDGTLYNLLTQGDLPILDTMDPSKSLLEVLDPTDNFLFDDDLLEDALLLMMDSKIKVVPVVDIELYPVGIFGFFQVLKAFKTISAMDESGTRAIIIISDSPGELNKVLNVFALKKINVLSLMTAKISKDKRMVSLKLGITDINYVSDILDEQNIEYEGVYEEKGGQEN; from the coding sequence ATGTACGTAAAGATTTGGCAGGATACTCACTTTGATACTATAGACTACAATGAAAAAGTAGAAAAAGCTATAGCAAAGTTAAAACAAGGTAGTGAAAATTTAATTATAATACGAAGAGACGGTACTCTTTATAATTTACTTACTCAAGGGGATTTGCCCATACTTGATACAATGGATCCATCTAAATCTCTTTTGGAAGTTTTAGATCCTACTGATAATTTTCTATTTGATGATGACCTTTTAGAAGATGCCTTACTTTTAATGATGGATAGCAAAATAAAAGTAGTACCCGTTGTTGATATAGAACTTTATCCTGTTGGCATTTTTGGATTCTTTCAAGTGTTGAAAGCTTTTAAAACTATCTCTGCTATGGATGAATCAGGTACAAGAGCAATTATTATCATAAGCGATTCACCAGGAGAATTGAACAAAGTACTCAATGTGTTTGCCTTGAAGAAAATCAATGTTTTATCCCTAATGACCGCAAAAATAAGTAAAGATAAAAGAATGGTCAGCTTAAAATTAGGTATAACAGATATTAACTATGTTTCAGATATATTGGACGAACAAAATATTGAGTATGAAGGTGTATATGAAGAGAAAGGAGGTCAAGAAAATTGA
- a CDS encoding M20 family metallo-hydrolase: protein MKESILRRIEDLKNEIIESSKKFISINSVNPRAGGPGEKEAAEWLESLMKTWRFDEIKRYDAPDDAVEEGYRPNIVCIYKGSEPKRTIWFITHMDKVPAGDISLWETDPFEPVEKDGKIYGRGSEDNGASLISTIFAIKSLMDLKIKPKDNIAIALVSDEETGSEYGIKYLLKQGLFKEGDWFYVPDAGESDGSFIEIAEKSIIWLKITTFGKQGHASMPDISINAHRAGMDFALAADKYVHENYNLKDDLFNFPYSSFEPTKKITNVENINTIPGTDVVYFDGRILPNYDVEEIIENLRTLSKEYEKKWNVKIKIEAEHFEKATKPTPKDHPAVNKLIESIQELRRIDVKVGGIGGGTCAAIVRAAGFPAVVWSTIDGTAHQPNEYVKIANLINDTNVFAYLMSKL, encoded by the coding sequence ATGAAAGAATCTATATTAAGAAGAATAGAAGACTTAAAAAATGAGATAATAGAAAGTTCTAAGAAGTTCATATCAATTAATTCGGTTAATCCGCGAGCTGGGGGCCCTGGTGAAAAAGAAGCCGCTGAGTGGTTAGAATCACTAATGAAAACTTGGAGATTTGATGAAATTAAAAGATATGACGCACCTGATGATGCCGTTGAAGAAGGTTATAGGCCAAATATTGTTTGCATATACAAAGGCAGTGAACCGAAAAGAACAATTTGGTTTATCACTCACATGGATAAAGTCCCAGCAGGAGATATAAGTTTATGGGAAACAGATCCGTTTGAACCTGTCGAAAAAGACGGAAAAATTTATGGTAGAGGTAGCGAAGATAACGGAGCTTCTTTAATTTCAACTATATTTGCCATTAAAAGCTTGATGGATTTAAAAATTAAACCAAAAGATAACATAGCTATAGCGTTAGTATCAGATGAAGAAACGGGATCTGAATACGGAATAAAATATTTGTTGAAGCAAGGTTTATTCAAAGAAGGAGATTGGTTCTATGTTCCCGATGCGGGAGAAAGCGACGGAAGTTTTATTGAAATTGCAGAAAAATCAATTATTTGGTTAAAGATTACCACCTTTGGCAAACAAGGACATGCTTCAATGCCAGATATTTCGATAAACGCTCATAGAGCAGGAATGGATTTTGCTTTGGCAGCTGATAAGTATGTTCATGAAAATTATAATTTGAAGGACGATTTATTTAACTTCCCTTACTCTTCTTTTGAACCTACCAAAAAAATAACTAACGTTGAAAATATAAATACAATCCCTGGAACGGATGTTGTATACTTTGATGGAAGAATTTTACCTAACTATGATGTAGAAGAAATCATCGAGAATTTAAGAACCCTTTCCAAAGAATATGAAAAAAAATGGAATGTGAAAATTAAAATAGAGGCAGAACATTTTGAGAAAGCTACTAAACCTACTCCAAAAGATCACCCAGCAGTAAATAAATTGATAGAGTCTATTCAAGAACTTAGAAGAATTGATGTGAAAGTTGGGGGAATTGGTGGTGGAACGTGTGCAGCTATAGTTAGAGCAGCGGGTTTTCCCGCCGTTGTTTGGTCAACTATAGATGGAACAGCTCATCAACCTAATGAATATGTAAAAATAGCTAATCTGATAAATGACACAAATGTTTTTGCTTATTTAATGTCAAAGTTATAA
- the corA gene encoding magnesium/cobalt transporter CorA, translating into MRNNTQKIRSKLGKAPGELIYTGELKPTKAIINVVSYNQSLYKESENVDAESLKNLEQDRIHWINFLHISDSQKLQEIGTIFGIHKLTLEDIVNINQRTKTEFYENYIYIVIKILSGLKKEDEGLKQLSIVVRDNILITFFEEENYIVSLLKNNLKSNAGNIRNKDIGYLVFSLLDIVVDSYFSKLNYFSIDIEEVDEKIPEDVTEDLFVKLKQLKKDILNFRRYIIPMKDLIFQFQRKEKGFINETNQIYFLDLYDHTIRINESLDSMRESLSNMTDIYLSIVNNRLNEIMRILTIISTIFIPLSFIAGIYGMNFTYMPELTFKYGYFIVLGVMATIAIIMIILFKRNKWF; encoded by the coding sequence ATGAGAAACAACACACAAAAAATTAGAAGTAAACTTGGAAAAGCACCCGGAGAGTTAATATATACAGGTGAATTGAAACCTACTAAAGCTATTATAAATGTGGTTTCCTATAATCAATCACTTTACAAAGAAAGTGAAAATGTTGATGCTGAATCATTGAAAAATCTCGAACAAGATAGAATTCATTGGATAAACTTTCTTCATATTTCAGATTCTCAGAAACTCCAAGAAATAGGAACGATTTTTGGTATTCATAAATTAACCCTTGAAGATATAGTTAATATTAACCAAAGAACAAAGACAGAGTTTTATGAAAATTATATATATATCGTTATAAAAATATTATCAGGATTGAAGAAAGAAGATGAAGGATTAAAGCAATTAAGTATTGTTGTGAGAGATAATATTTTGATAACATTTTTTGAAGAAGAAAACTATATCGTTTCTCTACTTAAGAACAATTTAAAATCAAATGCAGGCAATATAAGAAATAAGGATATTGGATACTTAGTTTTTTCTTTATTAGACATAGTTGTGGATAGTTATTTTTCAAAGCTAAATTATTTTTCCATAGATATTGAAGAGGTAGATGAAAAAATTCCTGAAGACGTGACAGAGGATCTTTTTGTTAAACTAAAACAATTAAAAAAAGATATACTTAACTTTAGAAGGTATATAATTCCAATGAAAGACCTTATTTTTCAATTTCAACGAAAAGAAAAAGGTTTTATAAACGAAACAAATCAGATCTATTTTTTGGATTTATACGATCATACGATAAGAATAAATGAATCACTTGATTCCATGAGAGAAAGTTTATCTAATATGACTGACATTTATCTTTCAATAGTAAACAATCGATTAAACGAAATAATGAGAATATTGACGATCATTTCAACCATTTTTATTCCGCTTTCATTCATTGCGGGAATATATGGAATGAATTTTACTTACATGCCTGAATTAACCTTTAAATATGGATATTTCATAGTTTTGGGAGTTATGGCAACTATTGCTATAATAATGATCATTCTATTTAAAAGGAATAAATGGTTTTAG